From one Catenuloplanes nepalensis genomic stretch:
- a CDS encoding ABC transporter ATP-binding protein: MTVVRQIATRVAVRTNGTVVETGDRDTVFGEPRHEYTKRLLAAVPRINPEWEAARKRNAGAALGREGLHERACE; this comes from the coding sequence GTGACCGTGGTCCGGCAGATCGCGACCCGGGTGGCCGTGAGGACGAACGGCACCGTAGTCGAGACCGGCGACCGGGACACCGTGTTCGGTGAACCTCGCCACGAGTACACGAAGCGCCTGCTCGCGGCCGTCCCCAGGATCAATCCTGAATGGGAGGCCGCGCGGAAGCGAAACGCGGGGGCCGCGCTGGGTCGGGAGGGCCTTCATGAACGAGCGTGCGAGTGA
- a CDS encoding dihydrodipicolinate synthase family protein, translated as MSSAPIDLRGVIVATALPFKENASAPAGLEVDYDRFAEHCDWLISNGCRGVGPNGSLGEYSALTDAERRKVVQVAVAAVAGRGVVVAGVHGPGWHQARHWAELAAEDGADGVLALPPTMYRASDAQVVEHFSKIDEVGLPIMIYNNPIDTKVDLVPRLVAEIAQLANVSAIKEFSGDVRRLFEIRELCDIDVVAGADDVLFELMVDGAAGWFAGFPNAFPAESVEIYDLMIAGRVAEARELYKHLVAVFRWDSRTEFVQAIKLSMEQVGRYGGPCRPPRGPLTEAHSSQVVADMARAIKGLEEYRAR; from the coding sequence ATGAGTTCCGCACCGATCGATCTGCGCGGAGTCATCGTCGCGACCGCGTTGCCGTTCAAGGAGAACGCGTCGGCGCCGGCGGGGCTGGAGGTGGACTACGACCGCTTCGCGGAGCACTGTGACTGGCTGATCAGCAACGGGTGCCGGGGTGTGGGGCCGAACGGATCGCTGGGGGAGTACTCCGCGCTCACCGACGCGGAGCGGCGCAAGGTGGTGCAGGTCGCGGTGGCGGCCGTGGCCGGGCGCGGCGTCGTCGTGGCCGGCGTGCACGGGCCGGGCTGGCACCAGGCCAGGCACTGGGCGGAGCTGGCGGCGGAGGACGGCGCGGACGGCGTGCTGGCGCTGCCGCCGACCATGTACCGGGCGAGTGACGCGCAGGTCGTCGAGCACTTCAGCAAGATCGACGAGGTCGGCCTGCCGATCATGATTTACAACAACCCGATCGACACCAAGGTGGACCTGGTGCCGCGCCTGGTCGCGGAGATCGCCCAGCTGGCGAACGTATCCGCGATCAAGGAGTTCAGCGGCGACGTCCGCCGGCTCTTCGAGATCAGAGAACTGTGCGACATCGACGTGGTCGCGGGCGCGGACGACGTGCTGTTCGAGCTGATGGTGGACGGCGCGGCAGGCTGGTTCGCCGGCTTCCCGAACGCGTTCCCGGCCGAGTCCGTCGAGATCTACGACCTGATGATCGCCGGTAGGGTCGCGGAGGCCCGTGAGCTGTACAAGCACCTGGTCGCGGTGTTCCGCTGGGACTCGCGCACCGAGTTCGTCCAGGCGATCAAACTGAGCATGGAGCAGGTCGGCCGGTACGGTGGCCCGTGCCGCCCGCCGCGCGGCCCGCTCACCGAGGCGCACAGCTCCCAGGTCGTCGCGGACATGGCACGCGCGATCAAGGGCCTCGAAGAGTACCGGGCACGCTGA
- a CDS encoding DUF397 domain-containing protein — protein MTVSNSPWIKASRCQMEQCVEVRPLGSSGARVRDSKQQPGGPVLAFTEAGWAAFVGGLKNDAFGGSRA, from the coding sequence ATGACCGTTTCTAATTCCCCGTGGATCAAGGCTTCCCGCTGCCAGATGGAACAGTGCGTGGAAGTTCGCCCGCTGGGCTCGTCGGGCGCCCGCGTTCGCGACTCCAAGCAGCAGCCGGGTGGGCCCGTGCTGGCGTTCACCGAGGCCGGCTGGGCCGCGTTCGTCGGCGGGCTGAAGAACGACGCGTTCGGCGGCAGCCGCGCGTAG
- a CDS encoding alpha/beta fold hydrolase, whose translation MVEYPMPGAWVREFTVDVPLDWDSPETGTIELFVREFADPERRHDDLPLLTYLQGGPGGANPRFTGVDGWPAEALPHYRVVLVDQRGTGRSSPIDGHVISSVPDPGDYLLKFRADSIVRDLEHVRRTRYDGRRWATIAQSFGGWITLTYLSTAPEALTACYVCGGIPGLPADPDEVYRRTFDRAAAKTADFYRRYPQDEETAGAIADLLARGDTLLPDGSPLSVRRFQTLGGDLGFGRGHLRLHWLVSEAFTRDGRLTNGFLENVLVRTSNATNPLFWTLQETIYGDGTNGPFRWSAQRERDRRPEFAEDRRPLLFTSEMAFPWLFEEVRALRPFAPAMEQLAAVSEWSPLYDPDRLAANPVPVAAVVYHDDLFVDEGLQRQTLARLGNATAWITNEFEHDGINGGHTFTRLREMVRDRGGELR comes from the coding sequence ATGGTCGAATATCCGATGCCGGGTGCGTGGGTGCGGGAGTTCACCGTCGACGTGCCGCTGGACTGGGACTCCCCGGAGACCGGCACGATCGAGCTGTTCGTCCGCGAGTTCGCCGACCCGGAGCGGAGGCACGACGACCTGCCGCTGCTCACCTATCTTCAGGGCGGTCCCGGCGGCGCGAACCCGCGGTTCACCGGCGTCGACGGGTGGCCGGCCGAGGCGCTGCCGCACTACCGCGTGGTCCTGGTCGACCAGCGCGGCACCGGGCGCAGCTCGCCGATCGACGGCCACGTCATCTCGTCGGTGCCGGACCCCGGCGACTATCTGCTGAAATTCCGGGCGGACTCGATCGTCCGGGATCTGGAGCACGTGCGCCGCACCCGGTACGACGGCCGCCGCTGGGCCACGATCGCGCAGAGCTTCGGCGGCTGGATCACGCTGACCTACCTCTCCACCGCCCCGGAGGCGCTGACCGCGTGTTACGTCTGCGGCGGCATCCCCGGACTCCCGGCCGACCCGGACGAGGTCTACCGGCGCACGTTCGACCGGGCCGCCGCGAAAACCGCGGACTTCTACCGCCGCTACCCGCAGGACGAGGAGACGGCCGGCGCGATCGCGGACCTGCTCGCGCGCGGCGACACGCTGCTGCCGGACGGCTCGCCGCTGTCCGTGCGGCGCTTCCAGACGCTCGGCGGCGACCTCGGTTTCGGCCGCGGCCACCTGCGCCTGCACTGGCTGGTCTCCGAGGCGTTCACCCGCGACGGCCGGCTCACCAACGGGTTCCTGGAGAACGTGCTGGTCAGGACGTCGAACGCGACCAACCCGCTGTTCTGGACACTGCAAGAGACGATCTACGGCGACGGTACGAACGGCCCGTTCCGCTGGTCCGCGCAGCGCGAGCGTGACCGCCGTCCGGAGTTCGCCGAGGACCGCCGGCCGCTGCTGTTCACCTCCGAGATGGCGTTCCCGTGGCTGTTCGAGGAGGTCCGCGCGCTGCGCCCGTTCGCGCCCGCGATGGAACAGCTGGCGGCGGTCTCCGAATGGTCTCCGCTGTACGACCCGGACCGGCTCGCGGCCAACCCGGTGCCGGTCGCGGCCGTGGTCTACCACGACGACCTCTTCGTGGACGAGGGGTTGCAGCGGCAGACGCTCGCGCGGCTCGGCAACGCGACCGCGTGGATCACCAACGAGTTCGAGCACGACGGCATCAACGGCGGCCACACGTTCACCCGCCTGCGCGAGATGGTCCGCGACCGAGGAGGAGAACTGAGATGA
- a CDS encoding proline racemase family protein — MRATRMFQAVDSHTEGMPTRVITGGMGVIPGATMNERRLHFIAHLDHIRKLLVNEPRGHSAMSGAILQPPTRPDADFGVLYIEVSGCLPMCGHGTIGVATVLVETGMVEVVEPRTTIRLDTPAGLVVANVAVKDGRAEHVTLENVPSYCDRLDSTIVVPALDREITYSLAFGGNFYAMVDLDEIDIRFDRAHKQEILTAGLAIMDAINTQAPPKHPTIDGVDHCHHVEFIAPGSDATLSRHAMAIHPGWFDRSPCGTGTSARMAELHARGELPLHQDFVNESFIGSRFTGRLIGETDVGGRHAVLPTITGRAWITGFGQYVLDPTDPYPHGFEF, encoded by the coding sequence ATGCGCGCGACGCGGATGTTCCAGGCGGTCGACTCGCACACCGAGGGCATGCCCACGCGGGTGATCACCGGCGGCATGGGCGTGATCCCGGGCGCCACCATGAACGAGCGCCGCCTGCACTTCATCGCGCACCTGGACCACATCCGCAAGCTGCTGGTCAACGAGCCGCGCGGCCACTCCGCCATGTCCGGCGCGATCCTGCAGCCGCCGACCCGCCCGGACGCGGACTTCGGCGTGCTCTACATCGAGGTCTCCGGCTGCCTGCCGATGTGCGGGCACGGCACGATCGGCGTGGCCACGGTGCTGGTCGAGACCGGCATGGTCGAGGTCGTCGAACCACGCACCACGATCCGGCTGGACACCCCGGCCGGCCTGGTGGTCGCGAACGTGGCGGTGAAGGACGGCCGCGCCGAGCACGTCACGCTGGAGAACGTGCCGTCCTACTGCGACCGGCTGGACTCCACGATCGTCGTGCCCGCGCTCGACAGAGAAATCACCTACAGCCTCGCCTTCGGCGGCAACTTCTACGCCATGGTGGACCTCGATGAGATCGACATAAGGTTCGACCGCGCGCACAAGCAGGAGATCCTCACGGCCGGGCTGGCGATCATGGATGCGATCAACACACAGGCCCCACCGAAGCACCCGACGATCGACGGCGTCGACCACTGTCACCACGTGGAGTTCATCGCGCCCGGCTCGGACGCCACACTGTCCCGGCACGCGATGGCGATCCATCCCGGCTGGTTCGACCGGTCGCCGTGCGGCACCGGCACGTCCGCGCGGATGGCGGAGTTGCACGCGCGCGGCGAGCTGCCGCTGCATCAGGACTTCGTCAACGAGTCGTTCATCGGCAGCCGGTTCACGGGCAGACTGATCGGGGAAACCGATGTCGGTGGCCGGCACGCGGTGCTGCCGACGATCACCGGTCGAGCGTGGATCACCGGCTTCGGCCAGTACGTGCTGGACCCGACGGATCCCTATCCGCACGGATTCGAGTTCTGA
- a CDS encoding DUF6082 family protein: protein MLAMDRWLQVDWPRLSNIGQAYGLASAIFSVLAVVGVAVSLAHQSHGVVVQRDQDISDAHARLLSLVLTDPETFGPVLSDKAQRLGLVEYKRYVFVTLVLRLALSGYETGHTNEYSLRNEVFRGLFLRSVGREHWRESRTFWLSASLPRHRRFAQIADEEYQAAISRGPALPMPPGEPAPAALRPRVAPILAAGVAGGLLGVVAMAATRRRPGATDA, encoded by the coding sequence ATGCTGGCCATGGACCGATGGCTACAGGTGGACTGGCCGAGACTGAGCAATATCGGCCAGGCGTACGGCCTCGCCTCGGCGATCTTCTCGGTGCTGGCGGTCGTCGGAGTCGCCGTCTCACTCGCACATCAGAGTCATGGCGTGGTCGTACAACGCGATCAGGACATCTCGGACGCACATGCACGGCTACTGTCCCTGGTGTTGACGGATCCGGAGACCTTCGGGCCGGTGCTCAGCGACAAGGCGCAACGACTCGGCCTCGTCGAATACAAGCGCTATGTATTTGTCACGCTGGTACTACGCCTTGCGCTATCCGGCTACGAAACCGGCCACACCAATGAGTACTCGCTGCGGAACGAGGTCTTCCGCGGTCTTTTTCTCCGGTCGGTAGGGCGCGAGCACTGGCGGGAGTCACGCACGTTCTGGCTCTCCGCGTCGCTACCGCGGCACCGCCGGTTCGCCCAGATCGCGGACGAGGAATATCAGGCAGCCATCAGCCGCGGACCCGCACTACCCATGCCGCCGGGCGAACCGGCGCCGGCCGCGCTCCGCCCCCGCGTGGCGCCGATCCTGGCCGCCGGTGTGGCCGGCGGGTTGCTCGGCGTCGTCGCGATGGCTGCGACGCGCCGCCGCCCGGGCGCCACGGACGCCTGA
- a CDS encoding GntR family transcriptional regulator, whose amino-acid sequence MSSSVIGPVAVGASLRGTVEDAVAAAIVSGELAPGTLVTAPTLAARFGVSATPVREAMLNLQKRGFVDAVRNKGFRITDVSEQDLWEIVRIRQDLEGPPMRDIARTLQPEAAAELRVKAQAIVDAAAVADLPEYLAADMAFHLRLLELHGNRRLIEIVKDLRQQTRMVGLADMIGTAELARSAAEHHSLVDLLEARDGRGAETLLRAHIGHVLGWWNGRAED is encoded by the coding sequence GTGAGCTCATCGGTCATCGGCCCGGTGGCCGTCGGGGCGAGCCTGCGCGGCACCGTGGAGGACGCGGTCGCGGCCGCGATCGTCTCCGGCGAGCTGGCCCCCGGCACGCTGGTCACCGCGCCCACGCTGGCCGCCCGGTTCGGTGTCTCCGCCACGCCGGTCCGCGAGGCGATGCTCAACCTGCAGAAACGCGGCTTCGTCGACGCGGTGCGGAACAAGGGTTTCCGGATCACCGACGTCAGCGAGCAGGACCTGTGGGAGATCGTGCGGATCCGGCAGGACCTCGAAGGGCCGCCGATGCGGGACATCGCGCGCACGCTGCAACCGGAGGCCGCGGCCGAGCTGCGGGTCAAGGCGCAGGCGATCGTGGACGCGGCCGCCGTGGCCGACCTGCCGGAGTACCTTGCCGCGGACATGGCGTTCCACCTGCGGTTGCTGGAGTTGCACGGCAACCGCCGGCTGATCGAGATCGTGAAGGACCTGCGCCAGCAGACGCGCATGGTGGGGCTGGCCGACATGATCGGCACGGCCGAGCTGGCCCGGTCCGCGGCCGAGCACCACAGCCTGGTCGACCTGCTCGAGGCGCGCGACGGCCGGGGCGCGGAGACGCTGCTCAGGGCGCACATCGGCCACGTGCTCGGCTGGTGGAACGGCCGAGCCGAGGACTGA
- a CDS encoding aldehyde dehydrogenase (NADP(+)) encodes MTDSEPLLAAADSARPAMRKATAATRADWLDAVADALDAAKDDLVALAQDETHLPEARLTGELGRTTFQARLFAEGLRDGELTPVRVDPEDPGWGMGPRPELRRTLVPIGPVLVFAAGNFPFAFSVFGGDTVSALAAGCPVVLKAHPGHPRLSRRTAEVVIDALGAAGAPEGAFGLLEGVEESITALRDPRIRAAGFTGSTAGGRALFDIAAGRPDPIPFYGELGSVNPVVVTPSAWAERGTAIAGEWVGSLTLGAGQFCTNPGVVLVPDADAFVAAVDLPVPARMLSESMEKNLAARVAEVAALPAVHPAAQSDPNDQGVRATVLAVPAPEVMADPRALEVEMFGPAGLVVGYSSQDELDAVLRLIPGQLTGTIQAHSTDDDPVAQHVVSALEDRAGRIVYNAWPTGVTVSGAQHHGGPWPSTTAPTSTSVGLAAIARWQRPVTYQGAPASVLPPELR; translated from the coding sequence ATGACTGACTCCGAACCGCTGCTCGCGGCCGCCGACTCGGCCCGGCCGGCGATGCGGAAGGCCACCGCGGCCACCCGGGCGGACTGGCTGGACGCGGTCGCGGACGCGCTCGACGCGGCGAAGGACGACCTGGTCGCGCTCGCGCAGGACGAGACGCACCTGCCCGAGGCGCGGCTGACCGGCGAGCTGGGCCGGACCACGTTCCAGGCCCGCCTGTTCGCCGAAGGGCTGCGCGACGGTGAGCTGACGCCGGTCCGGGTGGACCCGGAGGATCCCGGCTGGGGCATGGGCCCGCGTCCCGAGCTGCGCCGCACGCTGGTGCCGATCGGCCCGGTGCTGGTCTTCGCGGCCGGCAACTTCCCGTTCGCGTTCAGCGTGTTCGGCGGCGACACCGTCTCCGCGCTGGCCGCGGGCTGCCCGGTCGTGCTGAAGGCGCATCCCGGTCATCCGCGCCTCTCCCGCCGTACCGCCGAGGTGGTGATCGATGCCTTGGGCGCCGCAGGCGCTCCCGAGGGCGCGTTCGGGCTGCTGGAGGGCGTGGAGGAGTCGATCACCGCGTTGCGCGATCCGCGGATCCGGGCGGCCGGGTTCACCGGGTCGACGGCCGGCGGGCGCGCGCTGTTCGACATCGCGGCCGGCCGCCCGGACCCGATCCCGTTCTACGGGGAGCTGGGCAGCGTCAACCCGGTCGTGGTCACGCCGTCCGCCTGGGCCGAGCGCGGCACGGCGATCGCGGGGGAGTGGGTGGGCTCGCTGACGCTCGGCGCCGGCCAGTTCTGCACGAACCCGGGCGTGGTCCTGGTGCCGGACGCGGACGCGTTCGTCGCCGCGGTCGACCTGCCGGTGCCCGCCCGCATGCTCTCCGAGTCGATGGAGAAGAACCTCGCGGCGCGCGTCGCCGAGGTCGCCGCGCTTCCCGCGGTGCACCCGGCCGCCCAGAGCGACCCCAACGACCAGGGGGTACGTGCGACCGTGCTCGCCGTCCCGGCACCCGAGGTGATGGCGGACCCGCGCGCGCTGGAGGTGGAGATGTTCGGCCCGGCCGGCCTGGTCGTCGGCTACTCGTCGCAGGACGAGCTGGACGCGGTGCTGCGGCTGATCCCCGGCCAGCTCACCGGCACGATCCAGGCGCACAGCACGGACGACGACCCGGTGGCGCAACACGTGGTGAGCGCGCTGGAGGACCGGGCCGGGCGGATCGTCTACAACGCGTGGCCGACCGGCGTGACCGTCTCCGGCGCGCAGCACCACGGCGGTCCGTGGCCGTCCACCACGGCGCCGACCAGCACCTCGGTCGGGCTGGCCGCGATCGCGCGCTGGCAGCGGCCGGTCACCTATCAGGGTGCCCCCGCGTCGGTGCTGCCCCCGGAGCTGCGATAG